Proteins from a single region of Argopecten irradians isolate NY chromosome 7, Ai_NY, whole genome shotgun sequence:
- the LOC138328507 gene encoding zinc finger CCHC domain-containing protein 10-like: MASSYALRNSFFKKKEPTAENYTCQKCLQKGHFTYECTGKRKYVYRPSRTKELAKRMKMAEEKQKLDTLAKVTSVQDKKKKKQKKKSETDSSADSSSSSSDSDSDSSVSSSSSDSSSSSSSSSSSSSSSSSSSSDSSSSSSSSSSDSESDSDHKTKKSSKKSSKRKRKRRKSRY; this comes from the exons ATGGCATCGTCGTATGCGCTTCGAAACTCTTTCTTCAAGAAAAA GGAACCAACTGCTGAGAACTATACTTGCCAGAAATGTCTGCAGAAAGGCCATTTTACGTATGAGTGTACTGGGAAACGGAAATATGTGTATCGCCCTTCTCGTACCAAGGAACTGGCTAAACGAATGAAAATGGCTGAGGAAAAACAGAAACTGGACACACT GGCAAAGGTGACTAGTGTTCAAgacaagaaaaagaaaaaacagaagaaaaa GTCTGAAACAGATTCCTCCGCCGACTCAAGTTCCAGTAGCAGCGATTCAGACAGTGATAGCTCTGTATCGTCATCTTCATCTGACTCCAGCAGTTCTTCATCttcctcctcatcatcatcatcatcctcttCATCTTCATCGTCTGATTcgtcttcatcatcgtcttcatcatcatcagactCTGAATCAGATTCCGACCATAAGACAAAGAAATCTTCCAAGAAGTCATCAAAACGGAAGAGGAAGAGGAGAAAAAGTAGATATTGA
- the LOC138328508 gene encoding putative ankyrin repeat protein RF_0381 — MNFMKYCCQQQRRKERRRYLQQDGEPMIPVSDSESPKLAPVLDHSVPRSTQSSDSINSAYITMISGQCGAPHQDMMLAVLHNDKVALQRLIEKEESVNSWTDIFQFVNSSQRVVTPMELACMLGYIDLVKLFLDNGCSPNLPTTAGRLIHTIMDTLKSGKMDLKAGQTLVKRLCNEGCYVNIRDQNHKTPILLAAELGDVEILRTLLSVVDPAVLNHGDVPNGFTPLHMSAMRGDLDCVLEILKYCTPSMVNITDGKGYTPLKLALVSMHKNVTYMNNLVKVSKNGTTESSQLQHLRQLQYHSVAIIESLLLHGAEINTQTDSYKDTLLFQALELVCRDELCEKFRHDKYSHTMQLIASTKLQDLGSALVGSESENNKEKTVTASPYSGIVRLFVLYGADPIQSKDIWQMNFGMYGMGDHTEIQQLIDEVFFFWENNVNDGPPKLIQLSKQVIRTVLASCQNLHKMDELPLPPSLNAFIKLQCL, encoded by the coding sequence atgaattttatgaaatattgctGTCAGCAGCAGCGGAGAAAAGAAAGACGTCGATATCTTCAGCAAGATGGTGAACCGATGATCCCAGTCTCGGATTCAGAATCGCCAAAATTAGCACCAGTTTTGGATCATTCAGTACCGAGATCAACACAATCTTCAGACAGCATCAACAGTGCGTACATCACCATGATATCTGGTCAATGTGGAGCACCCCATCAAGACATGATGTTAGCTGTTTTACATAACGACAAGGTAGCGCTTCAGCGACTCATTGAGAAAGAGGAGTCTGTGAATTCTTGGACAGATATTTTCCAGTTTGTCAACAGCAGTCAGAGAGTAGTTACGCCAATGGAATTAGCCTGTATGCTCGGATATATTGATTTAGTGAAGCTTTTTCTTGACAATGGTTGTAGCCCAAATCTCCCAACCACAGCAGGAAGACTCATCCATACGATAATGGATACTTTAAAGTCTGGAAAGATGGACTTGAAAGCAGGACAAACATTAGTGAAAAGGTTATGCAATGAAGGCTGTTATGTGAATATAAGAGACCAAAACCACAAGACACCAATTCTTTTGGCTGCAGAACTTGGAGATGTAGAGATACTAAGGACTTTATTATCAGTTGTCGACCCAGCAGTATTAAACCACGGTGATGTTCCCAATGGATTTACTCCTCTTCATATGTCCGCAATGAGAGGCGATTTAGACTGTGTGCTAGAAATACTCAAATATTGCACTCCCAGTATGGTAAACATCACCGACGGTAAAGGCTACACACCTTTGAAGCTGGCGCTGGTTTCAATGCACAAAAACGTAACTTATATGAATAATTTGGTAAAAGTCTCAAAGAATGGGACTACAGAATCATCACAACTACAACATTTGAGACAGCTTCAGTACCATTCAGTGGCAATTATTGAATCCCTTCTCTTACATGGAGCTGAAATAAATACACAGACAGATTCTTACAAAGACACATTATTATTTCAAGCTCTTGAACTTGTGTGCAGGGATGAATTATGTGAGAAATTCAGACATGACAAATATAGCCATACCATGCAACTGATTGCTTCTACAAAATTACAGGATCTCGGCTCCGCATTAGTAGGAAGTGAATCTGAAAATAACAAAGAGAAAACCGTAACAGCTTCACCGTATTCTGGAATTGTtcgtttgtttgtgttgtaCGGAGCTGATCCCATTCAGAGCAAGGACATTTGGCAGATGAACTTTGGAATGTATGGGATGGGTGATCATACTGAAATACAACAACTCATTGATGAAGTTTTCTTTTTCTGGGAGAACAATGTAAATGATGGGCCTCCAAAACTAATTCAATTGAGTAAACAAGTTATAAGGACAGTTTTAGCTAGCTGTCAGAACCTTCACAAAATGGATGAACTCCCTCTTCCTCCGTCCCTTAACGCATTCATAAAACTACAATGTCTCTGA